Genomic window (Capricornis sumatraensis isolate serow.1 chromosome 16, serow.2, whole genome shotgun sequence):
GAGGAGTCACTAGCTTCGGGGGGTTGGGGgcgagggtgggggggggggtgtgttcAGACAGGTCGAAGTGAGTTCTGGGTGAACGAAGCAGGGCCGGGCTGAGGCCGAGGAGAGATGGTGCTGTGTTCTGCATCCTGACTCAGAGGATTTTGTAACAGCCTTCATCTCATCTGAAATGACTGCAACCGATTATCATTGTTATTCGGAGTTTTTCCAGGTGCTTCTTTCCCCTACCTTTTATGCATTGAAGAAGTGTTGAGTGTTATACCCCAGGCCTATGAAGGCCGTTCGATATATGGAGGAACAGGATGTGGCCTATGACTTCTCTGAGCTTGTAATGTGGTGGAGGAtgcacagcaaaagagacaattCTGATTTAGTGAGATGCAGTACTATAAATGGAGTAATTCAGGTCGCTGAGGAACACACTGAAGGGGACCAAGTTTGGGGATGAAGTGGAAAGATTTTGTGGATGAAGTGCACCTGAGTTGAAAGCTAAGGGGAGTGGGGGGGACTACACCTTACCTGAGTCAGGAGGACTGAAAAGGCAGAAGTAACAATAAATGCAAAAGCATGATGGGAAAACACAGTAGCTGAGTTTGACTGAAATGTGATTTGAGGGAGAGTGGATAAGATgagactgaaaagcagagaccagTTCATATAGGCATTTTTTTTTACAGCCTGAACCTTATTCTGAAAACAGTGGCCAGCCACTGAAAGATTTTTAAGTAGAAGGTGACACAAttagattttcattttcaaaaattctgCTTTCCTATGGAGAAAGAATAGAAGAAGAACAGGTTGGTGGCAAGGAGTCCAGATAGAAGGTTACTGCAGTAATGGAGACTAGGGCTGATAGTGATCTGAATTGAAACTTGGTAGTGGAGATGGAGGGTAGGTAGTGCACTGATTGAAAAATCAACAAGAcctagcgttcttgcctggagaatcccagggatgtgggagcctggtgggctgccgtctatgaggtcgcacagagtcggacacgactgaagcgacttagcagcagcagcagcagcagcagcagcaggagtgatTGAATAGATGTAAGGGAGTTCAAAGAGAGACCGAGAGTCAAACATAAGCTCCAGTTTTCAGGTTTGGACAACTAAGTGGGTGGGGATGTCTATCCTTAACAGCCCCAGGAACAATGTCATCTGAGTACTTGGCCTGAGGACTTTGTGGGGCCAACTGCTCTTAGTCGTCATGCTGTTGTTTGTTGACATAAGTGCATGCATCTGTCTTCACAAAGGCCCATGATGTGCGGGCAGTTACCTTTAAACTTAGTGTTGGCTTTATCTCTAGCTGGAAAGGTGGGTGGGTGATGACTACCAAATCATGGCCAGCTGGTGATCTGGGCGATCGAAATTCTTCCTTTGCCTGGAGAACTGGGAAGGCCAGGTTTAGTGTCATCTCTTGTTTTAAAGAATATGGAACGTCAGAGTAAGGTTTGCTGTTACTCTGCTATAAAATCTTCAAACACAAGCTCCTCAACTTCAAAGTATTCATCTTCAGAGAAGGTATTATCTTGCTCCTAAGCCAAGGGACCAGACTGAACTTTTAACCAAAGTTAGAAATGGTTAGGCTTTTGATTCCttaacaaaaaaattgaaattctgaCATTGGTCATCTTGTATGTGCAAATTACTATTGATTGGGAGGGTATACAGAGGGAGGGGGTGCAGTAATGAAAAAGCAACAGGTCTTGTCCTCAAGGGATGCGTGTTTAAGTGTAAAAGATTCCACACTTCCTTGAAGAACTCTAACGTGGTATAAAGTTATGGATATATAAAAGCGTGAAGATAAAGTTCTGTGTGAGACAATTGAGAGAAGTTAACTTGAGGTAAGGCATCATGAAAAGGGAACGCTGTATCCTAAGATATGGCATTTGAGCTGGGCCCAAAGGAAGGAAACCATCATTTGTTGATCATTGATCTGTCGTGTTATCTAGTTATCCAGCTCtcacttctctctcttctctttgaagATAGCAGTACTTAGTCCTTAAATTCTTACACCTCAAAATCACCAGAATATTTTCTAGTTCTCCAGTAGTATTAGGGTACTGAAGTTCTCTTGCCTTCTGAGGGAGGGggtgcatttaatctatttagtCATCTACTACTGCTGATTGAGAGGGTAGGTCAAAGGATTTATGAACTTGGAAGGAAACAGGATGACAATTATTAAACTGAGAGGAAAGAGTAGATCTTTAGAAGGTGTACTTATGCTTGGCCAAGGACAAGAAAGGGATGGGGATGTGTTTTCTGCTCTCTGGTTTGTGCAACAAACTTTTCTATTGCCACATTTTCCCAGAGACAGGTCCTTGCCTGTTTCCTTACAAACCCGCACTATGGCAGCCTCATTAATGCAGATGGCCATGCTGAAGTGTGGACGGACTGGAATAATAAGTCCAagtttttccagtatggatggAGATGCAATACTAATGAAGATGCCTATTCAAACCGTACCCTGATGGGCAACTGGAACCAGGAAAGATATGACCTAAAGAATATCGTGCAACCAAAACCCTTGCCTTCCCAGGTAATTGAACtttctcttctttgttttcttctgttagcAAAAGAAATACCAATGGCCATTTGAGAAACAGGAATCTGATAACTTCCAATGCTGAGATCTTTCAGGCTTCTGTTGAGTGAATGGTTGGAAGAGGGCAACAGTCCTCAGGTGGAACACTTATCCCACTTTACTATCAAGCTGAATATTATGCTAttgtaaggcttcccaggtggctcggtggtaaagaatctgcctgccaggcaggagacacgggttcagtccctgggtcgggaagataccctgaagaaggaaatggcaacccactctagtattcttgcctgggaaatcccatggacaggggagcctggcgggctatagtccatcaggttacaaagagttggacacaacttagctactaaacaaccacAAGGTAATAAAAGGATGAGTATCAtgctttttctcttgcttttctttggacttAATTAGTctacagaaatatttatataatgtctTCTAATTCAGGTTAGTTTCTCCTCTGGTCCCTGCCAGCTAGATTTGTCATTTATCTTCATCTTGCCCTGAAATCTCCTAAACAAACAGACACAGGATATAAAGATTGGTAGGATATAGGTTAATGACATGTATAGATCTCTAGCCAAGCTAAAATATTACAGAGCCTGCTAGAATTTATTTATGCCATTGTGTCCTTTATTTCTCAGCTTTGGCTATAGACTCCTATATTTTGAAACTACTaccttttctttccagtttggaCACTACTTTGAAACAACATATGATACAAGCTACAACAACAGAAGGCCACTTTCAACCCATAGTAGGTGatctattctttttaattcttataGCCTCAGGAGGAACacaaagaaaacttaaaagagtgaatgatttctctcttttctcagttCTGGCAGGTTTCACTGTATATTCGCTCAGAAATAACGAAGAGATTACTTACTAAGACTCCTCTTTTCTATTCCCTCAGGGTTTAAGCGAGAGCCTCACTGGTTCCCAGGACATCAACCTGAGCTGGTTCCTCCTCCATACAAATGCACAGAAAAGTCAACTTACATGAGTAGTTATTCAAAGCCTCAAACTGAtcatcactctgtgtgtgtgtggaatccTAGTAACTGCCGGTTTCAGAGTCCATGATTCTAAGAATAAGTTTCATTTTTCCAGTGTAGAATGTAGGAGGGAGCCCATTTCTAAGCACAACTAAGAATTTAGCTGACTATAGCACAGTTTTACTCTCTGAATAAATAAAGCCCAACAAATATTCTCTACCCCCACTTTTTTAAACCAAGATTTAAATGTCAAATTTAAGTATATTTACTCTTAGTCTACATTACAGGTGTTGTAGgacagcattgcaaagagttaTTTCTTTCAAATCTACAACCACTCAGCTCTTCCTGCCTTGCGTGAAGGGCAGAGCTGCAAAGTCCATCCTGACTTAGGCTACATTTGGCTAGATGCTTTCTGGATGTGGGCCTGGTAGTCATGGTCAGATAAGTTATATTGACTGTCACCCTCTTAAGGACTAGAAGAAGAAATataactatttttattaatatggaAAATTTGAAACATAAAAAACTAGACAGAATAGTATAATGAACTCACATGTACCATTACCCAGCTTCAACAATCGATGACCAAGCTTATCTATCCCTATttactttctctatttttaaatttttctctgaagttatataatttcatctataaatatttcagtttacATCTGAAAAAGATAAAGACTGTCAATTTTTGACTCCCTGATAAAGATCGCCAAAGAAAACTGCTGATCAGGCAAAGATGAGTTGTTTATTAAACCTGTGACAAGGAATAACCTCAGCTTGACACAATCTTGGTAATATTCAGAAAGGTGATGTTAGGGTAGGATACTTCTAGGAATTTGGGATGACTCAGCCAGTTTAAGATGGGTCTTTCATTGTGAGGAACTGGCTACAATTGAGAAAAGATTGTGAATACTTTAGGGTTGGTGAACACTGGGAGGCAATAGTCTTAACATCagtactttccttttttttttttttaaatctcctatTAAAGATGACAATGTAATATATGGGAACTGTCTCTCATATATTATCTCCCAAACCttcattattttttgaaacaGGTATGAATATGGAATTTATGTTGTACATGATGTTAGGTAGTGACtaagttttgtttatttctgtatggCTATCCAGTTGTCCCCATATTAGTTATTAAAAAGACCATACTTTCTTCACTGCTCTTCAAagccatttttaatataaatcagCTATCTGTGTATACttgggtctgtttctgggctctctattatATTCTATTAGCCtaactgttgttttttatttaatccCATCTTAGCTATAATGCCTTAATTACCTCACTATCTTAATTATGATAATTGTATAAGTCTTAACATCCAGTAGATCAAATCGTTTTAGTTTGTCTTTCTGCAAGAGTGTCTTATCTATTTTTGACCCTTGgcatttccatgtaaattttagaatcaatttgCCAAGTTCCACAAAAAGATAGTTAGGATGTTGATGGAAATTGCATTCTATTGTTTGATCAACTATAGAATTTGAATTATTATCTCTTACTAATATTAATAATTCATTGGTGTATATTTTGCAGTATGATTATTTTATAGACACATGTTTTAAGTTTATATGTTATGTGTCTGTCCTACTCCCTAAGTATCCAGTGCATTTTTATTGTgctaaaatataacataaaatgtgccattttaactttttacgtatacaattcagtggcattaaatacacgcacagtgttgtgcaaccatcagcaccagttccagaactttttcatcattacaaactgaaactctataccaaTTAAGCAACATTCCTCAttcccctcttctcctgtccctggtaacctctattctattttctgtctctatgaatttgcctgttctaggtacctcatataagtggaatcatacagtatttttctttttgtctctggtttatttcacttaggttgttttcaagtttcatccatgttacaGCATGTGTCCTTTCTAAGACTTCCATAGGATTATGCCACATTTTGCTTCTCTGTTCACTTGTTAgtagacacttgggttgttttcatCTTTTGGGTCGTGTGGATTCTGCTGCCATGAACTCTGCTATGCTGTGTGTGCGCTTAGTCGCTtagtattgtctgactctttgcgactccatggactgcagcctgccaggctcgtctgcccatgatgattctccagacaaagtgggttgccatgccctcctccaggagatcttctcaacccagggatcgaacccaggtgtgtcccgcattgcaggtggattgg
Coding sequences:
- the CFAP68 gene encoding cilia- and flagella-associated protein 68 encodes the protein MTATDYHCYSEFFQRQVLACFLTNPHYGSLINADGHAEVWTDWNNKSKFFQYGWRCNTNEDAYSNRTLMGNWNQERYDLKNIVQPKPLPSQFGHYFETTYDTSYNNRRPLSTHRFKREPHWFPGHQPELVPPPYKCTEKSTYMSSYSKPQTDHHSVCVWNPSNCRFQSP